ATTAATCAAAGAGCTGGGCATAGAAAAACTTCCCCAGGACGCCCAAAGCGACATAATTATCAAAGCGTCAGAAGCGCTTCTCAAGAGAATTTTTCTGGAAACGATGGAACAGTTGGGCGAAGAAAGCCGGACCCAGTACGAAAAGATGATTATTGACGGCGCCTCGCCGGCCCAAATGGAAGAATTTCTGAAAGCCAGCATTCCAAATTACGAAGGGGTTGTCCAAAAAGTAATCGATGAGTTTAAAGAGGAAATAAAAGGTAATTTATAACTTAATAACTTAACTGCCTGACTGCCCACAACTCAATTTCAAAGTTTCCGGTTGTAGGTTGTTAGCGCTTAGTTTATGTCCAACCTCGAACCAATTGAAGAAAAAGATCTTAACATAGAGGGAAAATTCAAAGGCGAGAAAAAAGAGACGCCTCAACCAGAGGCAGAAAAAGAAATTTTTAAAATTGAAAAAGAAACGCCGCCTGAAACAAACCCGGCTGAAAAAGAGGGCGCTTACGGAAAAATACTTTCTAAAATAAAACAATTGGGCCAGCCGGTTTTAGGCGAGGAAGAAATAAAATCCGACGCCGAGAGTGTTTTTCAAAAGAACGACGCCCAGAGCCAAATCCAGCATCTGGTGGACATAGCATTGCAAAAAGGAGTAGTCCACGCGGTAAAAGTGGCCAGTCACCTGGAAAATAATTATGTGCTGGATATGTTTCATGATAAACTGCTAGCAGATGAGCTCCACAAGGCGCTTACTGAAAAAGGACTGATAAAAGATCTGTAAATTGTAAGAAAGTAAAACAAAAATAGCAACAAAAAAATGTTTCCCTTTGATCTCAACGCGATTTTTATCCCAGCTGTTGCGCTTTTGTCACTGGCAGTGTTTACCAGCGGCGCTTATTTGATGTTTCGCAGCTTTTTTCTTTTCCGGGCCCAGATCAGTCGTTCTATAAACACGGACTTGGAAGTAGTGCGGGTGTCCCGGCTGATGATAAAGAAAGAGGAACAAGTGAAAGAAGGATGGAAGGAGGAAATCGGGGCGATGGAACAGCTCTTAACCACACTTTCAAATGTAAAAGAAAGGAAATCATTTTTTTTCCGCTTTCTTTATGACGAACCGAGCATTGTGTTGGAAATCGCCAAGCCCGCCCAAAGCGAAGAAATATTTTTCTACATTGCCATTCCCAAAAAGTTCAGAGAATCCGTGGAAAAGCAAATCCACGCCTATTTTCCCAATGCGTCGCTCGAAAAAGTTCCCGATTACACCATTTTTTCCCCAGTTGGCTTTACGGCGGCGGCGGTGCTCACGCTTAAAAACAAATCAGCCCTTCCCTTCAAGACCTATGAGACAATGGAAGTTGATCCGCTTAATGAACTTTCCAATGCTCTTAGCAAGTTAAAAACTGAAGAAGAAGGAGCGGCCATCCAAATTGTGCTTCGGCCGGCCGGCTTGCAGTGGAAAAGCTTCGGCCGGACAATCGCCCATAAAATGCAGCAGGGGAAACGCCTAAGGGATGTTTACTCGCCGTCTCTTGCCAGAAACTTAAGTAAGGAATTGCGGGGAATGATGGCTAGCACCAGCCAGAAAGAATTTTCTCAAAAAGAAAGAGAGGTAATTCAGCTTACCCCCGAAGAGCAGGAGCTTATCAAATCAATTGAAAGAAAGTCCAATAAAGTCGGATTCCGGGTTAATATCCGCCTGCTGTCGGCCGCGGCAACTCAACAAAAAGCCGAAGAAATCCTCTCTCATCTGGAAAACGCCTTTATTCAATTTGAAAACTCTGACATTAATCATCTGGTGGTGAAAAAAAGAGTCAAGGCAAAACGAATTGCTTTTAATTACATCTTCAGGGAGTTTAGCGAGCAAGATTCAATTATTCTCAACACCGAAGAAATAGCCAGTATCTATCATTTTCCTATTTCCACCACCGAAACGCCGAAAATAAAATGGCTCAAGGCCGGCGCGGCTCCGCCTCCGCCCAACATTCCCGCAAGCGGGATTCTTTTGGGCTACAACGATTATCGCGGGATGAAAACGGACATTCGCCTGGCGGAAGATGATCGCCGCCGCCACTTGTATGTTGTCGGGCAGACCGGCACCGGAAAATCCGCCTTTCTTCAGGAAATGGCTAAGCAGGATGTGAAGAGCGGAAAAGGAGTATGCTTTATTGATCCTCACGGGGATGCGGTGGCTGATATTCTGACGGCCGTGCCCAAAGAACGGGCTGAAGATGTGATCTTTTTTGATCCTTCCGACAGTGAGCGCCCCTTCGGGCTCAATATGCTGGAATACGACCGCCCGGAGCAGAAAACGTTCGTGATTAATGAGATGATTAATATCTTTGACAAACTTTATGATTTGAAACAGACCGGTGGGCCGATGTTTGAACAGTATATGCGAAACGCCATGCTGCTGGTGATGGAAGATCCGGCTTCCGGGTCAACGCTTATGGAAATTCCCAAGGTTCTGGCCGACGAAAAATTCAGAAGGATGAAGCTGGCCAAATGCGCCAATCCGGTAGTAAGTGACTTCTGGCTTAAGGAAGCGGAGAAAGCCGGCGGGGAAGCGGCGCTGGCCAATATGGTGCCCTACATCACTTCCAAACTAACCCAGTTCATCGCCAATGACCTGATGCGTCCCATTATCGCCCAGCAGAAAAGCACTCTGAACTTCCGCCAAATTATGGACGAGAAAAAGATTCTTCTCATTAATCTTTCCAAGGGCAAGATCGGCGAAATGAACAGCTATCTTTTGGGAATGGTGATCGTGGGAAAAATTCTGATGTCGGCTCTTTCCCGGGTGGATATTCCCGAGAGTGAAAGAGGGGACTTTTACCTTTACATTGATGAATTTCAAAACGTGACAACCGATTCCATTTCTCAAATTCTCTCTGAAGCCCGCAAGTACCGCCTCAATCTCACCATGGCTCATCAGTTTATCGGGCAGCTGCGTGAGGAAATTTCCAAAGCGGTCTTTGGAAACGTGGGATCAATTTGCGCTTTTCGGGTCGGACCGGAGGACGCGGAATTTTTGGAAAAGCAATTTGCGCCGATATTCACCGTCAATGATCTAGTAAACGCCGACAATTATAATTGCTTCGTGCGTCTTTTAATTAGCAATGAATCCACCAAGCCCTTCAATATGAAGACCTATCCGCCTACCGGCGGCGACCAGGAGGTTGCCAACCATCTCAAAGAACTCTCCCGCCTCAAATACGGCCGCGACGCGCAAATTGTCAACCGCGAGATTCTGGAACGGATAAAACTGGCCAACACGCCCGGCGAGAACGAACACCTCCCGGCTTTGTAACAAAAGGATTCCCAAACAAAAATTCCTAAAGTCCGGCTTTAGGGATTTTTAAGGTTTCTTACGTTACACTTTATTCCGATCTGGGTGAAGTGTATTAAAAGAATTTACAAATATTATTGCAAGTTAAGAAAAACCGCTCCACCTTCAGCGGTTATGAAGTAGGCCTTGTTATTTTTGGGATCAATTGAGAGCTGACGGGCGCCTTTGAGAAATTCGTGATAGTACTGGGAAATTATTTCTCCGTTTTTCCTCAGCACCACCAGCCGGGAATTGGAAATGTCAAGAACGTATAATTTTTCCATCTGGCGGGTGGTTGCCACTTTATCAAAGTGAATGGGTGTGGCGCTTTTTTCCACTGCCAGCTCCTGCTTTTTTCCCCGAAACAACTTTACCAGTTCCGCCCCGGTGGCAAGGTACACATTTTCATCTATGGCGATATCTTCCGCATCACCGAGATTCATCTCTTCTTTTAACCAGTTGGTTTTGGGCCCGAATCCGCCCTCCGCGCGGGGGTAACGGTATATTTGGTTAGAATTGACGTCAACCAGATAAAGATAGGTAAGATACGAAGCCAAAGATTGAACCTTGGCGTTTTCCGGTATCCCAATTTTATTCTCTTTAATATCGCGGGAAATGGTGCCAAAGGAGAAAATTTTGTTTCGATCAGTGAGAAGAAAAATCAGTTTAAGGTCCTCCATATAAGTTGAGTCTAGAACATTTCCGGCTTCTTGAGGCAGAGAAAATTCGCTGGTGCCGCCGTTTTCCTCCCGCTGAATTATTTTTTGCGGCGCGATAAGGAAAAGATTATTATTAGAAAATTCGGCGGTGGTTATTTTTTCACTAACAGGAATTACCTCCACCCCGGCGGAAAGATTGATATTTTTATCAGCGGCTAGAACTTCCCGCTGGCTTTTTTCCTGCGGCACGGCGGGAGGGAAAGTACTTCTTTTATTTTTTATGCCGATTATTACCAGCGGGACGATTAAAATAGCCAGAAGGATAAGGATTCCGTACAGGCGCTGCTGATAAGTCAGGACGGAAAATGCAGATCTCGCTTTTTTGAGATCAGGAAGAAACTGGCGGGTTTTTTCGCGGAAAGCAGTCAGGGTTACTTTTCCGAAAGGCGCAAAAATTTTATCCTTCACCTTTTCCGGGCGCTCTGCTGCTTGAGGCGGGGCTGGCGGAATATCAAGCGAATCTTTTCTTCTGGGTCTAAGGCCCCGCAGCAAGGAGAGAAATTTATTTATTCCTTGAGCCACAGTCATCCGCAGCCGGCTGCGCATGTTCCAGAGAGCGTCTTTAATTTTTCGCTTGAGAATTACCAACCAGAGCCGAAATTTGCCGGAAAACCGTAAGTAAATGCCGGCCAGTCGTTCTTTGAACAGGAACCAGTAGGGGCCCAAAGGAGCGCGCCGATATGTTTTTGCCTCCTCCTCTCCCTGCACATAAATATGCCCGGTTTTTTTATCAACGTAATCAGCTTCTTTTCCGGAAGGCATCGCCGGTCGGGGTTTGATTTTTTTCGGAAAGGCCTTCTCGCTGAAAACATTAAAGATATCCTCGCCGGATTCTTTTGGCTTCTCTTTTTTTCTTTTTGCCCTTTCTGCTTCAAAAACATCAATGATGATTGACGCGGCCACTTCTGTTTCGTTTACTAGGGCGGTTTTCAGGAATTGGGCAAATTTCTCCCGAGGGAAACGAGAGGCGTTTTTTTGAAGATCGGCTAAGGAGAAAATTTGAAAAATGTCATCCGAGGTAATAATGACTTTGTCTCCAGTTTTTAATGCTCCATCGGAAACATTAACAAATGTTTTGAGCGGATGGGGCTCTTCGCCGCCGGGAGCCAGTCCTTCGCTGATATCGCTCGGGATGCCGTTTCGGAAAATAAATACTTTGGCGCTGCCGGTAACGCTGAAGTGGAGCTTGTTTTTATCTTCTTCCAGAACGCAAACAGCGGCATCAATCGCTCCTAGCCAGTCAACGTTTCCATTTTTGGCCAGTTCGGAAAGGGCGACGTTGGCTTTGTGCAATGCCATATCCAAACCGTCCTCAACCGAACGCCGGGGGTTAAGGTAGTATTCTTTTTTAATAACGGAAGTCAGAAAATTGACAATGTAAGCCGAATCCTCACTTAAATTCCCGATTTTAAAAAATCCCAGAAGCTTTCCGAGCGGTTGCTGAATGATGTTAGTAGGAATGTGATAAAAGGACTCAATATAAGGCCTGAATTTTGAGTTATTGACGACAGAAATAGGGAAGATGAAAGTTTCTGTTGCCGGATCCGAGCCAATTTTTCCATTGATTTTTTGAGGCATAATTGCACCTTCAGTATAGCACAATTCTTCCAGTGCGCCACAATTTTTTGTGGATGTAAGGGGGCTTACCCCGCCCCGCCCTTTTGTCACAAAAGGGCGGGGTTTACTTTTTAAAATGTTGGTGGTAGTATACTATTTGAAGATATATGGCACTATTGTGGCTTCATCTTAGGCAAAAATATTTTAATTTCGTAAACAAGCAAATGTATGTCTGAAATTCTTGAGATTTTATTTGGCACCCGGGCCAAAGCGCGGCTGCTGCGGTTTTTTCTGCAGAATCCTGATCAGGAATATTTGCTGGCGGAGGTCGCGAAGAAAAACTTGCTGAAAAATTTTCAGGTTAGAAAAGAAATCCGCGATCTGAAAAAGATAAAGTTTATTACTAAGAGAGTAAGAAAGAGAAAAAATTCCTATATTCTAAACCAGGATTTTCCCTTTTACCCGGAACTCCGCAATCTTATCGTCAAGTCAAACATTTATCCGCAGTGCCGGAGTTTAGGAAGGGTGAAAGGCATCGGGGAAGTAAAGCTGGCGCTCATCAGCGGGACTTTTTTGAACTATCCCCGGAGCAAAGCCGACATCGTAGTAGTGGCTAACAACGTGAACCGGTCGAAACTGCGCAATGTTGTCAGCAACCTGGAAGCCGAGATCGGAAAAGAAATCAGCTATGTTTTGATGAACAGCGAGGAGTTCAAATACCGGCTAAATATGACGGATCGCTTTCTTCTTGATTTTCTGGAAGGGCCTCACGACGAGATTGTCAACAAGATTCCCACTCTGCGCCGGTTTATTGCCGGGCTGAAGAGATAAAAAAGAATGTCCACTTCACTAATCATTATTGCGGTCGTTATTGCTCTGGCCATCCTTTTTTGGCTTGTTTTTGGCGTGAAAAGAAAGCAGGATCAGGAAGAGAAAAGCGAGAAACTAGCAGTGATACTTGAGCGGCTGACAGTGCTCACAGAGGAAAACCGCGAATTGCGCCGGACAATGGACAACAAGCTTTCTGAAACTCACCGGGCTCATCAGGAACAAATCAGCCAAACGATTAAAACAGTTCGGGACGTAGTGGCGGGACTTACCAAATTGGAGGAAACAAATAAGCAAGTGATTAATTTTTCGGCCCAACTCCAGAATTTGCAGGATATTTTGAAAAATCCCAAGCAAAGGGGAGTGCTGGGGGAATATTTCCTGGAAGAGACGCTAAAAAATGTGCTGCCGCCTAATTCATACCAGATGCAATACGGTTTCAAAGACGGAACCATTGTTGACGCAGTAGTTTTTGTAAAAGAAAGAATTATTCCAGTGGATTCCAAGTTTTCTTTAGAAAATTATGAAAAGATCTTAAACACAACTGATCCCGAAGTCCGCGAAAAACATGTCAAACAATTTAAAAATGACCTCAAATTCAGAATTGATGAGACGGCTAAATATGTAAAACCTGACGAAGGAACTATGGATTTTGCCTTTATGTTTATTCCTTCAGAATCAATTTATTATGATTTATTAACGAGTGCCGTTGGAGTAGTGAACTCCAGAGATTTAATTGACTATGCCTTTAAAGATAAGCATGTTATTATTGTTTCTCCTACTTCCTTTCTGGCTTATCTTCAAACAGTCCTCCAGGGTCTTCGCGCGCTTCAAATCGAAGAAAGCGCTAAAGAGATCCGCTCTAATGTTGAAAAACTAGGCAAACACCTTCTCACTTTTGAAGAGTTTATGAAAAAATTGGGATCGAGCATGGGTACGACAGTCAGCCACTACAATTCCGCTTACAAAGAATTAGGAAAAATTGACAAGGATGTTGTTAAAATAACAGGGGGCGAAAAAAGCATCGAGCCGCTAGTGCTAGATAAGCCAAAAGAATAATAAGCAAAATTAAAATTAAAAATTATCAGTGGCTTTAAGAAAAGCAAGAGAGCAATGATTATTGAAGAAGAAAAAACAAAAGAAAGGACTAGCCTGAAAGCAAAAATCAGGCATTTTTTTGCTCAAGATTTTTTTCGCAACGCGATCGTCCACTGGGCTCTCATTGGAGCGTTTTTTTTAAACATAGCCAACTGGGGGCTTCTGGCTTTTTTCATTCGCCCAGTTGACTTTCCCATTATTCTCCACTATAACGTATATTTCGGGGTTGATCTCATTGGGGATTGGTGGCAGGCGTATTTTTTGCCCCTCATGGGAGCGGCAATTATGGCGGTTAACATAACCCTCGCCCATTTTTTTTACCGGAAAAAGGAACGGATCGCTTCCTACCTTTTGCTGCTGGCTGCTTTTTTTGTCCAGGTAGGAACTTTGATAGCCAGCGCCAGTGTTGTTTTAATAAACTACTAAAATCATGTAACTTGTAACCCAAAACCCGCAATGCGGAAACTTGCCCGGCGGTTGAAAATGAAAATTCTTGTGTTTCAGGTTACAGGTTTCAAGTTTTAGGATACTATGTTTTCTTTTCCTGATCCAAAAACTAAAAATCCGAAAGAAAGAAGATTCCAGCGGACTCTGGAGATTATTCCCGGAATCTTAACCTGGACCACCATTTTAGGAATGCTGGTGTTTTCTTTTCTGCTTCCGGTTTGGGTGGCAGTGTTCATTATTGCTTTCGACGTGTACTGGATTTATCGGACGATTTATATTACCGGCTATTCGCTGATTGCCTATCGGAAGCTTCGGGAAGGAAAAAGCATTGACTGGTGGGAGCGATGCCAGCGAATTTCTGATCCGCGCCAGTACGCTCTTGATATCGCGGAGAGAGTTAAAGCCCTCAGAAAAAATCTTGGCGGCGGACTTTCTTTAAGCGAACAGTGGAAAATAAAAAAAGAAATTCGGCGCCTGAAAAAATACCGGAGGGAAATAAAACATCTGGAACGCATCAAGGATAAAATCTGGGATTGGAGGAAAATTATTCATGTGGTCCTTCTCCCCACTGCCAACGAGCCGGCGGAAGTCATTGAACCGGCAATCCAGGCGGTAGCGGAAAGCAATTTTCCCAATCAGCAGATTATAATCCTTTTGGCCACTGAAGAGCGCGAACCGGCAGAGCAGCGCCTGAAAAAAGTAAATTACCTGAAAAACAAATTCAAGGGAGTGTTTCGCGATTTTCTGGTGACAACCCACATTGTGAAAGAAGGAGAAATGAAGTGCAAGGCCTCAAATGCCGGCTTTGCCGCCCGTCGCCTTCAGCATTACTTGGATGAGCAGGGCATTGATTATCAGCGGGTTATCCTTTCCAATTTTGACTGCGACAGTGTTTGCCATCCGCAATATTTTGCCGCTCTCACTTACGCCTACATCACCGATCCCAAGCGGCTCAAGCGGGCCTATCAGCCGCTTCCGATGTATCACAACAATATTTGGGACACTAACGCCTTTGTGCGCGTCATCGTTACCAGTTCTTCTTTTTGGCACATGTTCCAGAGCACCCGCAAAAGAATGGTGACTTTTTCTTCTCACAGCGAGCCGTTTGACACGCTGGTGAAAGTTAATTTCTGGCCGGTAAATATGATCAGCGAGGACTCAATTATTTACTGGAAATGTTTTTCCTATTTCCATGGCGACTATAAAGTAAAGCCGATTTATCTTCCCATTTCTCTTGATGCCGTGCTGGCCCAAACCTACTGGCGAACGATTAAAAATCAATATAAGCAGAAGCGGCGCTGGGCTTATGGAATAGAGAATTTCCCGGTCATTATGCGTTCTCTCTGGCCGGATAAGAAGGTTGCTCTCTTTGCTAAAATAAGAGCCGCTGTGGAAATGCTGGAAGGGCACCACTCCTGGGCTACGGCACCATTGATTTTAGCTTTTCTTGGCTGGCTTCCCTTAATTTTTGGAGGTAATCAGTTCAATGAAAGCGTGCTGGCTCACAATCTCCCTTTTATCACTCGCTATCTTATGACGCTGGCGATGTTTGGTTTAGTCGTGTCAATGTTTTTAAGTTTTGGGCTGCTGCCTCCCCGGCCGAAAAAGCATTCGCGCAAAAAATACATTTATATGTTTTTGCAGTGGATTCTTGTGCCGATTATTGCTCCCACTCTCGGAGCAATGCCCGCTATTGATTCCCAGACAAGGATTTTGATTAAAAAATATTTTGGAGAATTTTGGGTGACGGAAAAAATAAAAAAACTTTAGTTTTTTTATTTTTTCAATTCTCAATTCTCAAACAATGATTAATCTAGCAATTTTTAAATTTTAAAAATTTAGTCATTGTCCGCCAAAGGTGGATTCCCGCCTGCCGGCGAAGCAGGTAAATTGGAAATTTATAGTACTATGAATATCTCTTTATATCTTTCACCCTTTATAACTTCTTTTCTCGCGTCAGTAGTTCTGATAGCCGCTACTATTTGGCTTTGCGGAAAATTCAATGGACTGATTTCAAAAAGAAAATCTTCCCGCCATGTTTCCGGGAAAAGAATTTCCAGATTGGGCGGAGTGGCTATTATTTTATCTTTCAGTCTGGCTATTTTTTTGGACCCCAATTTGTTTATTTCCCAATCTCTCTGGGGGATACTTATTGCCTGCGGCTTGATTCTGGTCGTCGGCCTGTGGGATGATTTTCGGGAACTGGATTGGAAAACCCAGCTCTTTTTCCAAGTTGCCGTCGCGGTTTTTGTCTTTATTATGGGAGTGCGGGTGGAATATATTACTAATCCTTTCGGCGGGGTCCTGTTTTTGAATCTTGGAAAATATCTTCTTCCCAGTTTGTTTTTTGTCATTGGCTGGCTGGTGCTTCTGATGAATTCAGCCAATTGGCTGGATGGCGTTGACGGTCTAAGTGGAGGAATCTCTCTGATTGGCTCGCTTACCATATTTTTCTTAAGCTTGAAGCCCGAAGTGAATCAACCGCCGGTGGGAATTATCGCCGCGGCTTTGGCGGGCGCCCTAGCCGGATTCTTGCTTTTTAATTTCCACCCGGCGAAGATTCTTGCTGGCACCGCCGGATCGATGTTTATGGGTTTTATACTGGCGGTTCTGGCGGTCTTTGCCGGAACTAAAATCGCCACCGCACTTCTCATTATGACCATTCCCATCATTGATGCTCTCTGGGTGATTGGAGAGCGGCTTCGGGCAGGAACTTCCATTTTCAGGCCGGATCAGCGCCATCTGCATTTTAAATTGGTGGAACTTGGCTGGTCGCAGAGAAAAATTACCTTATTTTTTTACGGTGTGATTTCAGCTATTGCCTTAGTAGCGTTAAACACCCGGGCGATCGGAAAAATGATTACTATTATTTTGGTTTTGCTGATAACGGTTGCAGTCCTTATTTTTGTAAACAGAAAGTTAAAAGCGGCAAAAACTGCTTAACCTGAAAAGGGATAAAGAAACTTACTACAATGAAAAAAATATTTTTGGTATTGCTGTCGGTATTTTTATTTGGCGGGGCGGTTTATTATTTTTCCAGCAGCTGGAGCGGCGATAAAGGACCAAAAATTAATATCGGCGAAAAAGAATTTTTAGTGGAGATCGCTGATAATAGCGCAGAAAGAAGCAGGGGACTAGGGGGAAGGGAAAGCTTGTGCCAAGAGTGCGGCATGCTGTTTGAGTTTGCGCGGCCCGGCGTTCACTCTTTCTGGATGAAAAATATGCAGTTTTCCTTGGATATTATCTGGATTTTGGATGACAGAGTGGTCTTCATCGCGAAGAATGTCCCAGTGGATCTCAAAGGTGTCATTAATCCTGGCGTTTCGGCTGACAGAGTTCTTGAAATAAACGCTGGGTTGAGTGAGAAATACGGAATAAGAGAAGGAAGTCAGGTAAAAATAGGCAATTAGTTTTTCTTCATTTCGTTTGCGGCTGAAAGTGTAGATTGTCGGATGCAATAAGCAAAAGCCCCGTCGTTACGGGGCTTTTGCTGGCATTAGGCCTGATATCGAAAGAAATGATTTTCCTAAGAATAAAGAACTTAAATGTTGTATTTGTGTTTTAATTCGGTGCAACATTTTTTTAAGACAGTGACGGAACCATCACGGCATATTTGTGAAGGTTCTTAAGCTGCTTGTCGTTAAGTTGCTTTGATTGCTCAATCGCTTGTCGAATAAGGTCTTTGTTAAATTCCGCAGAAGTTCCCACAAACACTCTTCCCTTGAATTCTGCGTGTTTTCTAAGATAGTCCTCGATGTAAATCTTGTGTTCCGGAGTGAGTGATGAGTCGGGATTTTTTTCCAGGTAGTTCGCTAGCGCTCGGCGAGCTAGATGAGTGACGCCGTCTCCGCGTCCTGCCGTTTCAATGAATGATCCCTCTGTTTCTTTGCTGGCACCAGCAGTAACTTGTTCTTCTGATTTGGACGCTTCAGCTTTTTCCTCCTCCTGTGGTGTGGTTACAGCTGCTTCTTCTCCGACTTCCGCAGCTTCCTCGCTTAACTGTTCTATAGCGCCTTGCTCTTCAGTTCCAGCAGGTGTCTGCGTTCGCTTCGAATATGAATAAATTCCTCCCGCGATGGCGATAACAATGACAACGCTGATGATAATACGAAGGTTGTCTTGAATCCATCCGCGGATTGTTTGGGAGGTCTCTTCTGTTTTTTCCTCATCCATTCATATCACCTTCCTTTCTAGAGTTAATTATTAATGTACAGCTTGCGTTGAAG
The sequence above is drawn from the Candidatus Moraniibacteriota bacterium genome and encodes:
- a CDS encoding DNA recombination protein RmuC, which codes for MSTSLIIIAVVIALAILFWLVFGVKRKQDQEEKSEKLAVILERLTVLTEENRELRRTMDNKLSETHRAHQEQISQTIKTVRDVVAGLTKLEETNKQVINFSAQLQNLQDILKNPKQRGVLGEYFLEETLKNVLPPNSYQMQYGFKDGTIVDAVVFVKERIIPVDSKFSLENYEKILNTTDPEVREKHVKQFKNDLKFRIDETAKYVKPDEGTMDFAFMFIPSESIYYDLLTSAVGVVNSRDLIDYAFKDKHVIIVSPTSFLAYLQTVLQGLRALQIEESAKEIRSNVEKLGKHLLTFEEFMKKLGSSMGTTVSHYNSAYKELGKIDKDVVKITGGEKSIEPLVLDKPKE
- a CDS encoding DUF5663 domain-containing protein yields the protein MDQLSDSQNPAVKQLIKELGIEKLPQDAQSDIIIKASEALLKRIFLETMEQLGEESRTQYEKMIIDGASPAQMEEFLKASIPNYEGVVQKVIDEFKEEIKGNL
- a CDS encoding glycosyltransferase family 2 protein, whose translation is MFSFPDPKTKNPKERRFQRTLEIIPGILTWTTILGMLVFSFLLPVWVAVFIIAFDVYWIYRTIYITGYSLIAYRKLREGKSIDWWERCQRISDPRQYALDIAERVKALRKNLGGGLSLSEQWKIKKEIRRLKKYRREIKHLERIKDKIWDWRKIIHVVLLPTANEPAEVIEPAIQAVAESNFPNQQIIILLATEEREPAEQRLKKVNYLKNKFKGVFRDFLVTTHIVKEGEMKCKASNAGFAARRLQHYLDEQGIDYQRVILSNFDCDSVCHPQYFAALTYAYITDPKRLKRAYQPLPMYHNNIWDTNAFVRVIVTSSSFWHMFQSTRKRMVTFSSHSEPFDTLVKVNFWPVNMISEDSIIYWKCFSYFHGDYKVKPIYLPISLDAVLAQTYWRTIKNQYKQKRRWAYGIENFPVIMRSLWPDKKVALFAKIRAAVEMLEGHHSWATAPLILAFLGWLPLIFGGNQFNESVLAHNLPFITRYLMTLAMFGLVVSMFLSFGLLPPRPKKHSRKKYIYMFLQWILVPIIAPTLGAMPAIDSQTRILIKKYFGEFWVTEKIKKL
- a CDS encoding MraY family glycosyltransferase, encoding MNISLYLSPFITSFLASVVLIAATIWLCGKFNGLISKRKSSRHVSGKRISRLGGVAIILSFSLAIFLDPNLFISQSLWGILIACGLILVVGLWDDFRELDWKTQLFFQVAVAVFVFIMGVRVEYITNPFGGVLFLNLGKYLLPSLFFVIGWLVLLMNSANWLDGVDGLSGGISLIGSLTIFFLSLKPEVNQPPVGIIAAALAGALAGFLLFNFHPAKILAGTAGSMFMGFILAVLAVFAGTKIATALLIMTIPIIDALWVIGERLRAGTSIFRPDQRHLHFKLVELGWSQRKITLFFYGVISAIALVALNTRAIGKMITIILVLLITVAVLIFVNRKLKAAKTA
- a CDS encoding type IV secretion system DNA-binding domain-containing protein, translating into MFPFDLNAIFIPAVALLSLAVFTSGAYLMFRSFFLFRAQISRSINTDLEVVRVSRLMIKKEEQVKEGWKEEIGAMEQLLTTLSNVKERKSFFFRFLYDEPSIVLEIAKPAQSEEIFFYIAIPKKFRESVEKQIHAYFPNASLEKVPDYTIFSPVGFTAAAVLTLKNKSALPFKTYETMEVDPLNELSNALSKLKTEEEGAAIQIVLRPAGLQWKSFGRTIAHKMQQGKRLRDVYSPSLARNLSKELRGMMASTSQKEFSQKEREVIQLTPEEQELIKSIERKSNKVGFRVNIRLLSAAATQQKAEEILSHLENAFIQFENSDINHLVVKKRVKAKRIAFNYIFREFSEQDSIILNTEEIASIYHFPISTTETPKIKWLKAGAAPPPPNIPASGILLGYNDYRGMKTDIRLAEDDRRRHLYVVGQTGTGKSAFLQEMAKQDVKSGKGVCFIDPHGDAVADILTAVPKERAEDVIFFDPSDSERPFGLNMLEYDRPEQKTFVINEMINIFDKLYDLKQTGGPMFEQYMRNAMLLVMEDPASGSTLMEIPKVLADEKFRRMKLAKCANPVVSDFWLKEAEKAGGEAALANMVPYITSKLTQFIANDLMRPIIAQQKSTLNFRQIMDEKKILLINLSKGKIGEMNSYLLGMVIVGKILMSALSRVDIPESERGDFYLYIDEFQNVTTDSISQILSEARKYRLNLTMAHQFIGQLREEISKAVFGNVGSICAFRVGPEDAEFLEKQFAPIFTVNDLVNADNYNCFVRLLISNESTKPFNMKTYPPTGGDQEVANHLKELSRLKYGRDAQIVNREILERIKLANTPGENEHLPAL
- a CDS encoding DUF192 domain-containing protein, which encodes MKKIFLVLLSVFLFGGAVYYFSSSWSGDKGPKINIGEKEFLVEIADNSAERSRGLGGRESLCQECGMLFEFARPGVHSFWMKNMQFSLDIIWILDDRVVFIAKNVPVDLKGVINPGVSADRVLEINAGLSEKYGIREGSQVKIGN